TCGGTGTGCCACATTGGGCCGCATGGCGGGTCACGGGCACGACCACGACGGACGACACCACGCGCACCGCGACGGGCACGGGCACGGCGACGGACACGGCCGCGCACGGGGCGACGGCCGCGGCGACGGCCCAGTACACGAGCACGGGCACGGCCGGAGCAGGGCCCGGGACCGGCTGGCGCATCTGCTCGCCCCGCACAGCCATCACGCGGGCGACAAGGTCGACGCGGCCATGGAGACCTCGCGCGAGGGCATGCGCACGCTGTGGGCCTCCCTCGTCGTCCTCGGGCTGACCACCGCCGTGCAGGTGGTGATCGTCGTGCTGTCCGGGTCGGTGGCGCTGCTCGGCGACACGGTCCACAACGCCGCCGACGCGCTGACGGCCGTGCCGCTGGGCATCGCCTTCCTCCTCGGGCGGCGGGCGGCGAACCGCCGCTACACCTACGGGTACGGCCGCGCCGAGGACCTGGCCGGCATCGTCATCGTGGCGACCATCGCGGCCTCCGCGGCCCTGACCGCCTGGATGGCGGTGGACCGGCTGCTCCACCCCCGCGACATCACCCACCTGTGGGCGGTCTGCGGCGCGGCGCTCGCCGGCTTCGCGGGCAACGAATGGGTCGCCCGGCTGCGCATCCGCACCGGCCGCCGGATCGGCTCGGCGGCGCTGGTCGCCGACGGACTGCACGCCCGTACCGACGGCTTCACCTCGCTCGCCGTGCTGCTCGGCGCGGCGGGCGCGGCACTGGGCTGGCGGGCGGCCGACCCGGTGGTCGGCCTGCTGATCACCGTGGCGATCCTGCTGGTCCTGGCGAACGCGGCCCGCGAGGTCTTCCGGCGGCTGATGGACTCGGTCGACCCCGCGCTGGTGGACGCGGCGGAGGCGGCGCTGCGCGGGGTGCCGGGCGTCCTGGACGTGGGGCAGGTGCGGATGCGGTGGATCGGCCACGCGCTGCGGGCCGAGGCGGACATCGTGGTCGACCCCGACCTGACGGTGGTCCGGGCCCACGCCCTGGCGGTGGCCGCCGAGCACGCCCTGATCCACGCGGTGCCCCGGCTGACGGCCGCGACCGTCCACACCGACCACGCCCCGGCCCCGGGCACCGACCCCCACACGCTCCTGTCCCACCACGTCCACCCCCCGGCGCTCCGCACCGGTGCCTGACCCGCCGTACGGGACGGCGTGCGGGCCCTTACGGGCCTACGGGGCGTCAGCCCTCCCGGCCGCGGTCCGGCACGGCGCGGGTCGCGCGGGCGGGTGCGGGCAGCAGGACGCCGGGGTTGAGGATGCCGGCCGGGTCGAGGGCGGCCTTGGCGGCGGTGAGGGCCGCGGCGAACGGGTCCGGGCGCTGGGCGTCGTACCAGGGGCGGTGGTCCCGGCCGACGGCGTGGTGGTGGGTGATCGTGCCGCCGTGCGCCGACAGGGCCTCGGACACGGCCGTCTTGATGTCGTCCCACTGGGCGACGGTGCTGCCCCAGCGGCCGGCCGCGTAGACCCCGAAGTACGGGGCCGGGCCGTCCGGGTAGACGTGGGTGAAGCGGCAGGTCACCACCCCTTCGGCGCCGGTGGCGCGGCGGATCGCGTGCCGGGCCGCCTCGGTGACGGCCTGGTGCAGGGCGTCGAACCGGTCCCAGGTGCAGGCGGTTTCGAAGGTTTCGGCGATGAGCGCGTGCCGGGCCAGCGCGTCGCGCTGGTAGGGCATCCGCAGGAAGGACGAGCGCCACGCGTCCGCGTCGCCCCCGGCGCCCCGGTCCTGCGCCGTGCCGGCGTCGTCGGACGACCGGGCGAGGTCGGCGGACGGTTCGCCGCCGTGCGCGCGGCACAGTTCCACGGCCCGCTCCAGCGCCGCGCCCACCGGGTGGTCCGCCGACTCGAAGCCGAGGACCAGCACGCCCCCGCCGACGGCGACCCCCGCGTTGACCAGCGCCTCCGCCGCGTCGAGCAGTCGGCAGTCCGCCGGGGCCAGCCCGCTCTGCGCGACGGCCCGGGTGGCGGCGACGGCGGCGCCCCAGTCGGCGAAGCGCACGGAGGTCCGCGCCCGCCACCGGGGGCGCGGGCGCAGCCGCATCCAGGCCTCGGTGATGATGCCGAGCGTGCCCTCGCTGCCGAGGAACAGCCGGTCGGGGGAAGGTCCCGCGCCCGAGCCGGGCAGCCGCCGCGAGGCGCTGGTCCCGGCGGGCGTGACCACGCGCAGCGATTCGACGAAGTCGTCGATGTGCGTGTGCAGGGTGGCGTAGTGGCCCGCCGCGCGCGTGGCCAGCCAGCCGCCCAGGGTGGAGAACTGGAAGGACTGCGGGAAGTGGCGCAGGGTCAGCCCGTGCGGCCGGAGCTGGTCCTCCAGGTGCGGGCCGAAGACCCCGGCCTGGATCCGGGCCGCCCGGCTCACCGGGTCGACCTCCAGCACCCGGTCCAGCCGCGCGAGGTCGAGGGTGACCACCGCGCGCCCGTCGTCGAACCGCGGCTCGACCCCGCCGACCACCGAACTCCCCCCGCCGTAGGGGATGGCGGCGATGCCCTCGCGGCCGCACCAGTCGAGCAGGTCCACGAGGTCGTCCTCGGTGCGCGGGCGGGCGACGAGGTCCGGTACGCGGGGCAGGTGTCCGTGCAGGTTGCGCACCACGTCCCGGAACGCCTTGCCGTGCGCGTGCCCGGCCCGGTCGGCGGGATCGGCGGAGCACAGGCGGGCGAGGGAGGCGGGAGGGTTCGCCCGGGGCCGGGGCAGGCCGAGCGCGCCGACGGCGGGCGGCGCGTGGTCGGTCAGCTCTCCGGGCACCAGCGTCCGGGCCCGGGCCAGCAGGGTGTCCAACTCGGCTCCGCGCACCGCGTCCTCGACGGTTCCCCAACCCCACCACGACCGTGTCATCACCACTCCCTCAGAATTGACTGCTGGGTAACTTACCCATGAGTCACCCCTTGGACTAGGGTTCCGGCGTGAGCAGAGCCGGTACGAAGGGCGTCTCCCGCGCCGAACGGGAGCAGCAGATCCTCGCCGTGGCGATCGAGGAGTTCGGACGGCGCGGCCACGCCCGCGCGTCCGTCGCCGACATCGCCGCCCGCGCCGGGATCTCCAAACCGCTGGTCTACGGCTACTTCGACTCCAAGGACGGCCTGTACCTGGCCTGCCTGCACCACGTCGGCCGCCTGCTGGTGGACGCCGTGGCCGCGGCCCGGACCCACGAGGGCTCGCCCCGGCACGCGCTCGACACCCTGGCCGCGGTCTTCACCGCGATCGACGGGTGCCGGTACGCCTGGTCCCTGCTCTACGACCCCACCCTGCCGCCCGCCGGCCCGGTCCACGACACGGCGCACCACTACCGGGGGCGGCTCGCGGGCATGGGCGCGGCGGGCAGCGCCCGGCTCCTGGCCGCGGCGGGCCACCGCGATCCGCTGGACCACGCGTTCCTCGACCACCTCTGGCAGTACACCGTCACCGCCGTGATGCGCTGGTGGATCGACCACCCCGAGCAGTCGCCGGCCGACATGGCGGCCCGCTCGGCCCGGGTGCTCGGCGCCCTGGGACCCCGCTGACGGCCCGCCGCGCGCGGACGGCGTACGCGCGCGGCGGGCCGGGCCCGCGGGCCGGACGGCGCGGACGCCGTCCGGCCCACCGCGACGGCGGCGGCCCGGCTACGCCCGCCCGGTGCGCTTGGCCGCGTAGTTGGCGCGTCCC
Above is a window of Streptomyces subrutilus DNA encoding:
- a CDS encoding cation diffusion facilitator family transporter codes for the protein MAGHGHDHDGRHHAHRDGHGHGDGHGRARGDGRGDGPVHEHGHGRSRARDRLAHLLAPHSHHAGDKVDAAMETSREGMRTLWASLVVLGLTTAVQVVIVVLSGSVALLGDTVHNAADALTAVPLGIAFLLGRRAANRRYTYGYGRAEDLAGIVIVATIAASAALTAWMAVDRLLHPRDITHLWAVCGAALAGFAGNEWVARLRIRTGRRIGSAALVADGLHARTDGFTSLAVLLGAAGAALGWRAADPVVGLLITVAILLVLANAAREVFRRLMDSVDPALVDAAEAALRGVPGVLDVGQVRMRWIGHALRAEADIVVDPDLTVVRAHALAVAAEHALIHAVPRLTAATVHTDHAPAPGTDPHTLLSHHVHPPALRTGA
- a CDS encoding FAD-binding oxidoreductase yields the protein MTRSWWGWGTVEDAVRGAELDTLLARARTLVPGELTDHAPPAVGALGLPRPRANPPASLARLCSADPADRAGHAHGKAFRDVVRNLHGHLPRVPDLVARPRTEDDLVDLLDWCGREGIAAIPYGGGSSVVGGVEPRFDDGRAVVTLDLARLDRVLEVDPVSRAARIQAGVFGPHLEDQLRPHGLTLRHFPQSFQFSTLGGWLATRAAGHYATLHTHIDDFVESLRVVTPAGTSASRRLPGSGAGPSPDRLFLGSEGTLGIITEAWMRLRPRPRWRARTSVRFADWGAAVAATRAVAQSGLAPADCRLLDAAEALVNAGVAVGGGVLVLGFESADHPVGAALERAVELCRAHGGEPSADLARSSDDAGTAQDRGAGGDADAWRSSFLRMPYQRDALARHALIAETFETACTWDRFDALHQAVTEAARHAIRRATGAEGVVTCRFTHVYPDGPAPYFGVYAAGRWGSTVAQWDDIKTAVSEALSAHGGTITHHHAVGRDHRPWYDAQRPDPFAAALTAAKAALDPAGILNPGVLLPAPARATRAVPDRGREG
- a CDS encoding TetR/AcrR family transcriptional regulator, whose amino-acid sequence is MSRAGTKGVSRAEREQQILAVAIEEFGRRGHARASVADIAARAGISKPLVYGYFDSKDGLYLACLHHVGRLLVDAVAAARTHEGSPRHALDTLAAVFTAIDGCRYAWSLLYDPTLPPAGPVHDTAHHYRGRLAGMGAAGSARLLAAAGHRDPLDHAFLDHLWQYTVTAVMRWWIDHPEQSPADMAARSARVLGALGPR